In Synergistaceae bacterium, one DNA window encodes the following:
- a CDS encoding DUF2157 domain-containing protein — protein MINIRRREHEFLTGEINSWLDEGIITTEQSEKILSLYDVKEYSLRRILIFAGIILLALGGVSFIASKWHVLPKLLRLCVLIGGYLISLIACSFAGINTKAGKSFLLLGSFILGAGIFLGTRMYNIKLDLSQILEFWIIAEIVTSIITRDLWQVYLLEVLSLFYLIAINAIDIFALQFSNTAHFQIWEFFSPIKAFILIIALWAVNWRIKSRVLTNANILITLLLLASRMSLCIGGTWTLVILAITGGVMSIAIKNLDVQVIGLLMAGVFGLLLTWPEFWLGFEHGNIYGIISALCLVPLMLVNIWRGHMVAGIVFCVLLICRYFFDSLFGFMPKAWGFTLLGIIFMLIGVFFERIKKSESEN, from the coding sequence ATGATAAATATTAGGAGGCGTGAACACGAGTTTTTGACGGGCGAAATAAATTCATGGCTTGACGAGGGCATAATCACAACTGAACAGAGCGAAAAAATTTTGTCTCTCTATGACGTGAAAGAATACAGCTTACGAAGAATCTTAATTTTTGCCGGGATAATATTATTGGCTCTCGGCGGAGTAAGTTTTATTGCGTCAAAATGGCATGTCCTGCCGAAATTATTGCGTTTGTGCGTGTTAATTGGCGGTTACTTGATTTCGTTGATAGCGTGTTCGTTTGCCGGAATTAACACAAAGGCGGGAAAAAGTTTTTTGCTGTTAGGGAGCTTTATTTTGGGCGCAGGGATATTTTTAGGGACGCGAATGTATAATATCAAGCTCGATTTGTCGCAAATTCTTGAATTCTGGATAATTGCCGAGATAGTAACGAGTATTATAACGCGTGATTTGTGGCAGGTTTATTTACTGGAAGTCTTGAGCTTGTTTTACTTGATTGCGATTAATGCGATAGATATTTTTGCGCTTCAATTCTCGAACACTGCACATTTTCAGATATGGGAATTTTTCTCGCCGATTAAAGCATTTATCTTGATTATAGCGTTATGGGCTGTGAACTGGCGCATAAAATCAAGGGTCTTAACGAACGCAAATATTTTGATTACGCTTTTATTGCTGGCTTCAAGAATGAGTCTGTGCATAGGCGGGACTTGGACACTTGTAATTCTTGCGATAACGGGCGGAGTCATGTCGATTGCAATAAAAAATTTAGACGTTCAAGTTATAGGCCTGCTAATGGCGGGAGTATTCGGTTTATTGCTGACTTGGCCTGAGTTCTGGCTTGGCTTTGAACACGGGAATATTTACGGGATTATAAGCGCGTTATGTCTAGTTCCGTTAATGCTCGTGAATATTTGGCGCGGTCATATGGTCGCGGGAATAGTTTTTTGCGTGCTGTTGATATGCAGATATTTCTTTGACAGCTTGTTTGGGTTCATGCCAAAGGCGTGGGGCTTTACATTACTGGGAATTATATTTATGTTGATAGGCGTATTTTTTGAGCGCATAAAGAAGAGTGAGTCAGAGAATTAA
- a CDS encoding Nif3-like dinuclear metal center hexameric protein yields the protein MIISELLQEINNFAPFELCADWDNSGLIVGDYESEVKKIAVSLDAVPEAVIQAGNLGCNVLVTHHPLIFRGIKQININNWQGLAIKEALTREINIIAAHTNFDRAAHGVNYVLAEKIGLEQLENLSDYGLKGNLREKMSLDIFLAHVKNCWNLTHLDCYGLERDIKRVSLCGGSGAEFWQFASDSDIYITADMKYHELIDATRSGLIIASCNHGEMERVSMNKLAENLHANLLDVKALDNYRRI from the coding sequence ATGATAATTAGTGAACTCTTGCAGGAAATAAATAATTTCGCACCCTTTGAGCTTTGCGCAGATTGGGATAATTCGGGCTTGATCGTCGGCGATTATGAGTCAGAGGTCAAGAAAATTGCAGTTTCTCTCGACGCTGTACCGGAAGCAGTAATTCAAGCAGGTAATCTCGGCTGCAATGTGCTCGTAACTCATCACCCGTTAATTTTTCGTGGAATCAAGCAGATTAATATAAATAACTGGCAGGGACTCGCGATAAAAGAGGCTTTAACGCGCGAAATAAATATTATTGCTGCTCACACAAATTTTGACAGGGCGGCTCATGGCGTTAATTACGTTCTCGCAGAAAAAATCGGACTTGAGCAGCTCGAAAATTTATCAGATTACGGCCTCAAAGGAAATTTACGCGAAAAAATGAGTCTTGATATTTTCTTAGCTCACGTAAAAAATTGCTGGAATTTAACGCACTTGGACTGTTACGGACTTGAACGCGATATAAAACGAGTCTCACTATGCGGAGGAAGCGGCGCGGAATTTTGGCAGTTTGCAAGTGATTCCGATATTTATATTACTGCTGACATGAAATATCATGAACTAATTGACGCAACTAGAAGCGGCCTTATAATAGCATCATGCAATCACGGAGAAATGGAACGAGTCAGCATGAACAAATTAGCAGAAAATTTACACGCAAATTTACTCGATGTCAAAGCACTAGACAATTACAGGAGAATTT
- a CDS encoding GtrA family protein encodes MNYKTIKHLFLYGIVGVLTTVLAIFLYWLFTRKFGVGVVASSAISWLLAVIFAFWANRQYVFHSVGNNIFHEFYLFVMARIGTGLMDLAIMFIFVDVLNFYDMPVKIISNILVIILNYVAAKLVIFKEAQ; translated from the coding sequence ATGAATTACAAGACTATCAAGCATTTATTTCTATACGGCATTGTAGGAGTACTAACTACAGTGCTTGCTATATTTCTTTATTGGCTGTTCACGCGTAAATTTGGAGTCGGCGTTGTAGCTAGTTCTGCTATTTCGTGGCTTCTGGCTGTAATATTTGCTTTCTGGGCGAATCGTCAATATGTGTTTCATTCGGTCGGAAATAATATTTTTCACGAGTTCTATTTATTTGTAATGGCTCGGATTGGTACGGGATTAATGGATTTAGCGATAATGTTTATATTCGTTGACGTGCTGAATTTTTACGATATGCCCGTGAAAATAATTTCTAATATACTTGTCATCATATTAAATTATGTAGCGGCAAAACTTGTAATCTTTAAGGAGGCTCAATAA
- a CDS encoding deoxynucleoside kinase produces MIEIIIEGMTASGKSTLANLLSERLKIDLMPEEFRDPNNLLGRFHNNRKWAFPMQLNFLVTRFAQYLCAVDDEKKYILDRSLMGDKVYAKLYYELGYLTDGQFGQYLNLHESLSRDVTQPKLLIHVHCEFNEIIRRIHLRGRQDEIEAGESYWKSLYNAYESVRFPNEFDFDLSNPAFIHTPSMIEKFLSDVRERLS; encoded by the coding sequence TTGATAGAAATAATAATAGAAGGTATGACAGCCAGCGGAAAAAGTACTCTCGCTAATTTATTGAGTGAACGTCTAAAAATTGACCTCATGCCCGAAGAGTTCAGAGACCCGAATAATTTATTAGGCCGTTTCCATAATAATAGAAAATGGGCGTTTCCTATGCAGTTAAATTTTTTAGTTACCAGATTCGCGCAATATTTATGTGCAGTCGATGACGAGAAAAAATATATTCTTGACCGCAGCTTAATGGGTGATAAGGTCTACGCAAAATTATATTATGAACTCGGATATTTAACTGATGGGCAGTTCGGGCAGTATTTGAATCTTCACGAGTCATTATCTCGCGATGTTACCCAGCCGAAATTATTAATTCACGTGCATTGCGAATTTAACGAGATTATCAGGCGCATTCACTTGAGGGGCCGTCAAGACGAAATAGAAGCCGGCGAGTCTTACTGGAAGAGTTTATATAACGCTTATGAGTCCGTGAGATTCCCGAATGAATTTGATTTTGACTTGTCGAATCCTGCATTTATTCACACTCCAAGCATGATAGAAAAATTTTTGTCCGACGTTAGAGAGCGTTTGTCATGA
- the metG gene encoding methionine--tRNA ligase, whose translation MAKNFYVTTPIYYVNDKPHIGHAYTTIACDAISRYKRLKGFDVKFLTGTDEHGQKIERAAQNFHKTPQELVDEIHVKFKDLWKTLNISNDDFIRTTEPRHIKTVQEIFSRLLAKGDIYKGKYEGFYCVSCENYVSESNMAADKTCPDCGAKLINMQEESYFFRASKYVPDLIKFYEANPNAIKPATRYNEIMSFLRGGVKDISVSRTSLKWGIPVPGDENHVIYVWFDALINYLSALNFPDGEDFAKFWPNSYHVVGKDIIRFHCVTWPLILLALGEKLPAGIIAHGWWTIKGGKMSKSKGNVIDPLDMIHKYGLDPFRYFLLREVPFGSDGEFSEDALIGRINSDLANDLGNLLNRTLQMIKNYRDGVVPSYNDANSPLRELAQTTITKVDDFMNDFAFDSALKAIWEFISRSNKFIDETTPWILAKNNESDKLDYVLLNLYEALRLCAVLISPFMPVTSEKICEQLGCELKISEWGAGSGNKINKGEILFPRIDLKKETQKMSESQAVQEPEQSSQITIEDFAKIEMRVGQITGCDEIPRSKKLYKLTVDLGSEVRTVCSGIKEYFKPEDLTGKKIILVCNLKPVKLCGVDSNGMILAASVKSEGKLTLLTPLDENIPLGSVVS comes from the coding sequence ATGGCAAAAAATTTTTATGTAACGACACCGATTTATTATGTAAATGATAAGCCTCACATCGGGCACGCTTACACGACTATAGCATGTGATGCAATTTCGAGATATAAGCGTCTGAAGGGCTTTGACGTGAAATTTTTGACAGGAACAGACGAACACGGCCAGAAAATAGAACGAGCCGCACAAAATTTTCACAAGACACCGCAAGAACTAGTTGACGAGATTCACGTAAAATTTAAAGACTTATGGAAGACTCTTAATATTTCAAACGATGACTTTATCAGGACTACAGAGCCTAGACACATTAAGACAGTGCAGGAAATTTTTTCGCGTTTACTTGCAAAAGGAGACATTTACAAGGGCAAATATGAAGGTTTTTACTGTGTCTCGTGTGAAAATTACGTGAGCGAGTCAAATATGGCAGCTGATAAAACTTGTCCTGACTGCGGCGCAAAATTAATTAACATGCAGGAAGAGAGCTATTTTTTCAGAGCGTCAAAATATGTTCCTGACCTGATAAAATTCTATGAAGCTAACCCGAACGCAATCAAGCCCGCAACACGTTATAATGAGATTATGAGCTTTCTGCGCGGAGGAGTAAAAGATATTTCTGTATCGCGAACAAGTTTAAAATGGGGGATTCCAGTTCCCGGCGATGAGAATCACGTTATTTATGTATGGTTTGACGCGCTAATAAATTATTTGTCAGCGTTGAATTTTCCTGATGGTGAAGACTTTGCTAAATTCTGGCCTAATTCGTATCACGTTGTCGGCAAGGATATTATACGATTTCATTGCGTTACTTGGCCGTTGATATTGCTTGCTTTGGGTGAAAAATTGCCCGCCGGAATTATCGCGCACGGATGGTGGACTATCAAAGGCGGAAAAATGAGCAAATCCAAAGGTAATGTAATTGACCCTCTCGACATGATTCATAAATACGGTCTTGACCCGTTCAGATATTTTTTGCTGCGTGAAGTGCCGTTCGGTTCTGATGGAGAATTTAGCGAGGATGCATTAATCGGGCGTATAAATTCAGATTTAGCAAACGATCTAGGAAATTTATTAAATCGTACGCTTCAGATGATAAAGAATTATAGAGATGGAGTCGTGCCTTCTTACAATGACGCAAATTCGCCGTTGAGAGAACTAGCGCAGACAACTATCACAAAAGTTGATGACTTCATGAATGATTTTGCGTTCGACAGTGCGTTAAAAGCTATCTGGGAATTTATTTCGCGTTCAAATAAATTTATCGACGAGACTACCCCGTGGATTCTCGCAAAGAATAACGAGTCAGATAAACTTGATTATGTGCTGCTAAATCTGTATGAGGCTTTGAGGCTTTGTGCTGTGCTGATTTCTCCGTTTATGCCCGTAACGAGTGAAAAAATTTGTGAGCAGTTAGGCTGTGAGCTGAAAATTTCAGAATGGGGCGCAGGTTCAGGAAATAAAATAAACAAGGGAGAAATTTTGTTCCCGCGAATAGATTTAAAGAAGGAGACGCAAAAAATGTCAGAGAGTCAAGCAGTCCAAGAGCCAGAGCAGAGTTCGCAAATTACAATAGAAGATTTTGCGAAAATAGAAATGAGAGTCGGCCAAATTACGGGCTGTGATGAGATTCCGAGATCTAAGAAGTTATACAAATTGACCGTTGATTTAGGCTCGGAAGTAAGAACAGTTTGCAGCGGAATCAAAGAATATTTCAAGCCCGAAGACCTGACCGGCAAAAAAATTATTCTCGTCTGCAACCTTAAGCCCGTAAAATTATGCGGAGTCGACAGCAACGGAATGATTCTCGCCGCAAGTGTTAAGAGTGAAGGAAAATTAACGCTTTTAACGCCTCTTGATGAAAATATACCGCTTGGGAGTGTGGTCAGCTGA